ATCGCTTCTACCTTTCTTCCATGGAAAAACTCGAATCAATATCACATTCACGATATTGATTAATTACATTGGGACCAAATTCATTAACACGAACCCTGTATCACTCATCTCCCACTTGAAGTTGAATCATCTCATCAATTCGAGATGAACACTgttaaaatttgtatatttgCTCTCATAAAGGAACTAGGATATAAAGTCACACTGTCAACAGATACATATTCACCCCATCTTTCACCAATATTCTGAGAAGTAAGGGAACCCACGCATGAATCAGTACCCCCTACATGCTAGCCACACTCTTCGACTATCCACCTTGATATTCCCGACCAACGCTACTTCTTTGTGAAGCAAAAATCCAGAGTATCCCAATGGTTTGAACTGACATAATTCAAAACTTCCACACTCTCAAACATCAACAGAGTCATAGACCTAGATAATCTCATAATCGTCGCCCCCTAATACCCTTTCCTGCAATATCCTTTGCTAGCTCCTTACTCTTATAAAACCTTTTACACCACCCAATCAAACTTGTAtgcaaaacatataatttcTCCACATCAATCACACCAATGgtaatatttccatcattctCTTTAACCTTTACCCTAAACTCGTCTTAAACACCCTTGACATTCTCTGGGGTCCTCGACTCCTTTTTTCTCCAATAAAAGTGAATGACCTTTGAAATTTACCAAGTTAACAGTCAACTGATTATTAAACATCCAACAATCGTTCATTCTCCATATGGCTCTTCTAGCATCCTCCATGCAAGAAAATCTAATGAAACCGAATCTTCTacgttttatacttgttttgctCAGTACGAAGGCATGTGGTAACCAATTAACAATTGCTTCAGCCATCGCAACTCATTCTATATGGGAGATCGCTAACAAAGACTCACACAACCGCTCTTCTCCATGCTGATCTTGTTCCTTGATGATGCCGTCCTCGCCTTTAATCTTGTACAAATGGAATCAATTTAAGGTGGATTAAAATTTATCCAGTGGCGGCAATgaagagaaatggaaaagtttaaaattgctTGGActcacattttattattttgtccTATTCCTTGGTATAATAACTAATGCAACAACAATATTGTAACAAAGATAAATGGAATTAATGcagaataataaaatgattttagttacattttatataaaaaagagtATCATATTATAATTcgcaatatttttaaaaatgagtaTTACCATAAAAATTCGAGATCAaggttttattatatttgttattaaaatgtaataatctCTGGGATATTTTTCTCTCAACTTAGCATCGATTTGGTGTTGAATTATTTAGGCTTATTGAAAATCTCAACTTAAATTGGGAGAGTTTTGGTGAATGGAGATGCTGGGCGCGTACGTCGTTTATGGGGAACTCtgcatcaaattttttttttttttttttggagtatGGTTGGAGGTTGAAtcatattgaaaaaaaatggaaatgttTCTTATATTCTTATTACCGTGGATTGTCAAGGCTTTGAATTAGATGATCTCACGAATTGATGAGTGGTCAATTGATTTGActgaagtttatttttttagcaCTTTCATATTGCCAAGTGCAATTGAGTTAAAGCAAAAGAAGCAGTTTTATCCTGTTTTTTCTTGGAACATCTCTGCTgagattttcttttgttttgaattggtgAAGTGAGTTATGTTTTGACTTGGAGGAGGGGTATACTTGAGGAGATTTCCAAGTCTTTTGAGTATTTTGGTGTTTGCTTGTGTCttgtttgggtttttttatatcatttttctGTTTCTTAGTGTCCTGTGATGTGAGCTACTTATTTAGGTGTTGTTTCCTtgtatttaggttttttttgggTTGAGCTTGTACTCTATGACTTAGTCTTATGCTAGCTACTAATAAAACTTTTGGCttagaaagattttttttttttttttttttgctttgtacATCAATCTCAATAACATTCCTTGAGATGTTCCTTTCCAAAAGTGGTTCAAAtacatggatatatatatatatatatatatatatatatattggaggtttataattataactaaaGTTTAGAATTAACTATTTTCAGCTTTGGAAatcaagaaaaggaaaggaagaaacatctttcatcaaattttcCATGTCCCATTCTCCAACTTTTAGCTCCTCTCCTATCCAAAAACTCCCAACGTCGTCGCTGTCCATGTTTTTCGAcatgttattattgttgttgcttCTAACACCGCTAGTATTTATGATATTGAAACCGTTGTTGATGTTCCCATCAACTGAGTTTTCAGTTTTAAGGTCTTTCCCAATGCTTTCTAGTGGAGGCACATATAACTCCCTTTCTATCCCATTATCAACACTTCCAAATATCTCACTTTCACCCAAGGAACTGTCCCCGTTCACCTCAGCCTGTGTCACGCATGAGCCTGCCGGATCAAAGTATCCGACAGCCCCAACAACGTTTCTGCCATGCTGGAGCATCGGTAAAGAGTTGCCGGAATGGTTAAGGACCATGGATTGCAAGAAAGAATTCGACCAAGCCGATGATAAATCCAGGTAAATTGGCGGAACCTCTTGTTCAAGCATCGTCATGAACCCTGCCGCCATGGCATCTTTGTTAGGCTCCGACGATGAATCACTGGCGTTATGTGAGGCAGTAGATGATGAATGCTTTAGCCTTTTCTTTATTGTTGAATTCCAAAAGTTCTTTATTTCATTGTCCGTACGACCAGGCAGGCGAGCCGCTATTTGAGACCACCTGATTTGAGGGGTTTGAAAGAGTCAGTACGTTTTCATCAGTAGTATATGAAAAAGTGTCGCTGGGTTTTGCATGTTtcttgaataaataaaatgcatgaATGCTCAAATTCTAAACAAGAGTGTGTTTGAAATTGAGGTTAGAAGCAAACAACACCATTTTCAATGCCATTTTCCAATTCAAGTAGCTTAAAACAATcacaatttttgttttaaaaataatacttaatGGATCATTGGTGTATTAGTCTCATACTCCATCATTGAATAATAGTATGACtcatcatcattaaattaaataattaaaacactaataattttattcaaacatattGAACATTAATCgtaactattataaatattaataactctTGGATTTATGATATTAGGTTTAATGGGGCTTAAGGTCTAGgtctcaaatttaatttttagggttttagcaTCATTAATAAGCCCTccactattatttatttatttaatgataatatgTCATCTTATTATCCATTGATAGTACGTGAAACTTATGCACagataatacatcaaatattccCTCTTAAATATATAGCTAAATTAACTATGGTAACAGCAATCACATGCATTTTTTCATGCATGGCCCtgctaattaaattaactatagTAATGGCAATCACATGCATTTTTTCATGCATGGCCCTAAAGAGGAGACATAAATCTTATATTAGATGTATATTAGAagtgatatatattatttggtattactaatagaatattttaattgattgaaatagtgCGACATGATTTCAAAAGACCAAAGCAAAAATGCCTctgaaaaaaagagagtttaCATTGCTATTTGCATAAAGGAATGTATACGTCGAGGAAGTGCAAAAGCCTCATCTCAAAATATTGGCGTATCATATAGAGGATCTATGTTTTTGTTtagccttttcttttttttctaaataatatctTTCCCTTGCAAATTAAACGTTAGATTTGGTTATAGATTCTTGATACATTACAAAAACGTCTTTCATTTCACTTCCAACATATAGAGTATGCAAACCAAACACTCAAATCATGTtcaacaattataaaaaaaaaaccctgaaATTTTCATGCTACTTTCAGCTTCATATTTCCATAAATAGAGTATCCAAATACTAAAAATGGACAAACTTTGACTGATGCATGtgcttatattatatatgtccaTAGACTTGTAATTTATAATTACTTTTTGCTTCTTATCTCTCCACCAACTACCCTAAACACCCATGATTTGAGTGCTTTATGGTATGCATGTGCAAATTAGCTACCAAACAACAAAGAGAGCTCTTGATTGGTGCTTATCTTTTTTTATCCTCAAATTACTCCACAGGTTTTTCCACATCAGCTTCCCACTTAGCCCTTCATGTTTTGTCTTAGTTAGAATTTCCTCATAAGTTTTGGGAGCTTATGAACTAGTATCACTTTATGTAGGTATTAATCTACACAAGAAAGAAAGCCCTCTTCCATCTAATAAACCCCATATTTCCTTTAATTCATGTCATCAAgtttataattttgagttaCTAATATCTCTTACACACTCACTTAAAAGGTgaaaccaaaaattgatttaggaGAATTAAGTTTGTATTTGTGTTATGTATGTATAATGctataactaaaatgaaaaataaaattgcttgtgagaactttaaatttaaatataatggtATTGAACCCCATGTGGTGGCTCGATGATAAAAAACAAttctaaaaataactaaaggaaaaaatttTCCATGTGAAAAGAATACTTAAGGATTATAGCTAAGTACATTCTTTAACTATTTCTCTATATATTATTggcataaaaatattaacataataattaatgtTAGAATATCTATTTAATCAAATAGAAAGGAATAGAGGTAATTGTGCTAATAAAAAATGAGgtcaatcaaaattaaaaaagtggTAATAAGTTTACCTTATGGATGTACGAATTTTACAAAGGAAGGCCAAATTGAACTTTCTGGGGAGgggaaaattataattatacctTACTTGCAAGCGAAAATTTAAGATATTTGCAAGGATTATCAAAAGTTCTGAGGCCAACCGGAGCTTCTGCTTATTGCCCCTGTACTTCTTTAGACAATAATCGAGGTTGAGGCCTGAGGGGATTGTATATACCATATAATTATGTAGAAGACTATgatcatatgtatatatgtatgcatcTCCTTCTTGTTATATGTtggttttaatgaataaaacgTTGgcttactaaaaaaaaaaaaaaggtttcacCGTTTCACCCGATCAAGCAAGCAATTAGAATATTTCTAGCTAATGAATGTGAGTTGTACTATACCTGGTAAGAATGTTATAGAGCTAATAacctagaaaaaaaaatagagtttgaAATAGAAGGCATAGAAAGAGGTTCATGCTAGAGTTAACTACTGTAGGTGATtggaataaaattttggaagagAAAAAGATCTGATCACTCTACTTTGCTCTTTCACTTCAATGAAAATTTAACTGAATTCCAAGAAAATGAACAACGAGAAGGGAAATAAGTTaccttaaaatgtaaaataattagCTTTGCATGCAAGATATAGAAGTGCACCTGTTGCCAAGAATGGAGTGTAAATGGACGATAAGCTCTTGTTCCTGAGGCGAAAACGCGCCTCGTTTGAGATCGGGTCTGAGATAATTTATCCATCGAAGCCGGCAGCTCTTGCCACACCTCTGCAGGCCAGCATTTCTAGCCACGTCACTCCAACAACCCCGGCCATTTGTTAGCATATAGGTGACGAGCTTGTCGTCTTCCTCTGGCGACCATAACCCTTTCTTATGCTTATTGGTCCCATTACTATTGTTACCCTTCATGGATGGAGGCTTCCTCATCATCAAACCAATATCTCCTAAGGGAGAAATTAATTGAGAGATAAGCCTTGGATCCTATCCAACAACCACAATAAATAATCTTGGTGGGTTATTTTTGTTGATCCTAACTAGTTTGATCATATAGATTAGTGGGCACACTTTATAGATTGGAACTAAAAGaggaaaagagagagaaaggagAAGGCTTCATGGAGCGGAAATGGTGCTCATGATGATGCTGATGGTTGTGGGGTTTGCTTAGAATACAGGGAAGAAAGGAGAGAGAAAGAGAGTTGGTTGATGGGTCTAAGTAGACAACGGTTTGGAAGGGGacttgagagagagagagagagagagttaaAGAGAATGATACAGGAAGAAAAGAGAGGGTGATCCTCTTGTCATTGACTCTAGgatcttttctttcatttccttataaatacaaattgaaaaaaaaatgatttttaaaaaaaaatgaaaagcaactaaagaatgaaaaaataaaaataaatgtaatagaGACATTGGTTTGTAACCAAGCcaagattttaatttgcttCAAACTCACATAATGCTTCCTTTTCCCATCTCATGAACCCCCAACACACACGTGAATTTGAAGCTACAGATATGGGTAAGAGTgactaaaaataatagaagTTAATTGGATAATGGTTGCGGATTTAGTTGTGGATGTAAGTGTCGCAAACATTATTTAGCATGATGCGGATTGATAAGTGCTCATTGTAACTATAATTTAagcctttttttattatttagttttagttCGTTTCTTAAGTTGCATTTATTCATAGTATTTCAGTGTAATTTGCattcatacatatattttgCATTCTTTATAGTTTtagtagatttttaaaaatattttatgtgtttttaagtATTTAGAATTAAGTATTTTATGACAATTTTGTAGGTTAAATCGAGCATGAAACTAAGGATCGAGAATGTGTAGAAGGCAAAATAGGGAAGCAAAACGCGAAATGGCCAAAGGAGGGGCTGGAAGTAGGCGTTGTAACACCTGGTCCGAGTGCTGCGGTGCCCCGTCTTGTGGTGTGGGTGTTTTGGCCCTGTTTCATCTACTTTCAACCCTTGTTGGCCCTTCAATGCTAAGTTGGATTTGTTGGGATCTAGTGCCGTGATCCCGTCTATATACTTTatgtacttgtaatttttcgaatAAGTTGGCCTAAGAAATTCCATCATTatcattaatatcttttatataatatctttaaatagtttttgcacgaaaaataaaatgaaagaaaatattatctCATTAATtatctaacatttaactaaCACTAAATTGCATTATGTGGTCAAATTATAGTGCAagaagacaacttgtattattagataatctaaacaagtcCGTAGTTTAATCGAAATTGAGCAAGTTGATTAAAAGACTATTATGTCATTTATCAAGTCCAAATAGGGAAATATCTTGTCTTGGGTATTGAAGTAGAAGACTCTTAGAAGATAAATATAGATGTGATTGATTAGACTAACAGTACATCAGACAAGACCTGAGTATAGAATAAATCCTAGATCCACTTATGGATTTATTCGAATGTAACATTCATAGTGCAGTTTACCTTAATCCTAAGCAAGTGACAGATTATGTGTGTGTGACTTGTATGCTTTGATGTattaaaagcttgagttcaattAGCAATAGAGCCAAAATCTAGAATGTTAGGTATACAACTTCTATATGACACAACTTCACTTATAATAGTGGAACTCATAGCCCAATAAAtggtaaatgatattctcttattggcattacacgatagatgaaaagtaacgCGGTCATGAGTCATTTGACTTAAGATGAATGATTTAAATACTACTTGTTAacaattgacttttcatgaaggaagacgtaatcatgagataaaataggatcatattgggagaatatattttatcttaaagAGATAAATAATATCTTATGAGAGTAACACACATATGACAAGGCCATTGGATGAACATTTGATTTagtagcttttgtaatggtatataatGGAGAAAGCTTAGTAGTGGTACTTTAGTGTAATGActacatgaataaataatattgtaattaatagacGAAGAGCCGAAActcaattataaattatatgagccctaattatatatgttcaatcaATCCCTCCGTTAGCTTGGTACAACCTTGATGGTTTGCATTAATCGATgatatgaaaataagaaaggaCAAACTAGAGAAATAGATCGCTTGTATCACTATCCGTAGTGAATGTGATTTCTCACTATAAACAAGAGATGACTCGAgaattaaactaatttcttcaaattattatttaattattttgtaattaaataattgaagctcgaagtgaaaattaaattaatgaagtCATCATAGTTTCACAAGAGcaagttaattaaattgatttactCATAGAGTCTAGTACGATAAAGTCGACAtgactttaataaaattaaaattaggttgaaaataatttaattagtttaatttgattaattaaatgaaaaaaaatattttgggcataggaagtatatttatttggttggataaattatatgagttggtttaaagactaaataatacatataattgaCCCAATAAGTACGAGGCCCAAATAGGCCTGGTGTAAGGGAAGGGGCAACAAACTCTAATCCTAGAAAAGGGTGTTTCCACCATCGCCCTACTAGTACTCTCCTACTGAGATTTGATTttcctattaaaataatattattttgtttacaaCTTGTTTAACTGAAACTCTTGttattttttctatatataGATAACTAAGGGCTAAGTCAAATATACACTATATATATGTTGATATTCTGTCAAAATATAGTCAATTATTTACccaaaatagattttatattttgatagaggtcatcttcaatttctagcTCTTGAAAGGTTCATTAAAGTTTTCATCAATTTGCGGATAGAACCCTCTAGTAGTTGAGGCCAAGATTAGCAAACCGATTTTCCCAACACAATTTGTAACCCTAGAAAAGCCATGCAAAGACCtacaaatatcatattttagGTTAGGTTAAATAAGTGTTATTAAGGATACaacttttatgttatttttttagacattttcttttcagtttt
The window above is part of the Gossypium raimondii isolate GPD5lz chromosome 9, ASM2569854v1, whole genome shotgun sequence genome. Proteins encoded here:
- the LOC105799410 gene encoding transcription factor MYB46; amino-acid sequence: MMRKPPSMKGNNSNGTNKHKKGLWSPEEDDKLVTYMLTNGRGCWSDVARNAGLQRCGKSCRLRWINYLRPDLKRGAFSPQEQELIVHLHSILGNRWSQIAARLPGRTDNEIKNFWNSTIKKRLKHSSSTASHNASDSSSEPNKDAMAAGFMTMLEQEVPPIYLDLSSAWSNSFLQSMVLNHSGNSLPMLQHGRNVVGAVGYFDPAGSCVTQAEVNGDSSLGESEIFGSVDNGIERELYVPPLESIGKDLKTENSVDGNINNGFNIINTSGVRSNNNNNMSKNMDSDDVGSFWIGEELKVGEWDMENLMKDVSSFPFLDFQS